From one Microbacterium terregens genomic stretch:
- a CDS encoding FAD-dependent monooxygenase: MSDEHVPVLIVGGGLAGLTTALFLGLHGVRPLVVEKHPGTSVIMKAAPDKYPHTMEALRIGGIADRIAAAGPRRRHRRVLHGRGRQPRRPRPQADHDRGARWRCAARLAREMGDGGSGADRGDPGTTGAAELGAELRFDTELVSLTQSPRTRSPRY, encoded by the coding sequence GTGTCGGACGAGCACGTACCCGTTCTCATCGTGGGCGGCGGCCTCGCGGGCCTCACCACCGCGCTGTTCCTGGGCCTCCACGGCGTCCGGCCGCTGGTGGTGGAGAAACACCCGGGCACGTCGGTCATCATGAAGGCCGCGCCGGACAAGTACCCCCACACCATGGAGGCGCTGCGGATCGGCGGCATCGCCGACCGGATCGCCGCCGCGGGGCCCCGACGCCGGCACCGGCGAGTTCTACATGGTCGTGGCCGACAGCCTCGCCGGCCCCGTCCTCAAGCGGATCATGACCGAGGGGCGAGATGGCGATGTGCGGCACGTCTCGCCCGAGAAATGGGCGATGGCGGGTCAGGAGCGGACCGAGGTGATCCTGGCACGACCGGGGCCGCGGAACTCGGCGCCGAGCTCCGCTTCGACACCGAGCTGGTCTCCCTCACCCAGTCTCCGCGGACGCGGTCACCGCGGTACTGA
- a CDS encoding FAD-dependent monooxygenase: protein MTADHVVGADGAHSAVRRKLGIAMHGRGTSVRSSGSSSTPT, encoded by the coding sequence GTGACCGCCGACCACGTGGTGGGGGCCGACGGCGCGCACAGCGCCGTGCGCCGGAAGCTGGGCATCGCCATGCACGGCCGCGGAACCTCGGTGAGATCTTCCGGGTCTTCTTCGACGCCGACCTGA